The proteins below are encoded in one region of Nitrospira sp.:
- a CDS encoding GGDEF domain-containing response regulator, whose translation MIKLLLVEDNAVDAQLTQDLLAEWSLNQFDITHASMLSDGLAKLSRGRFDVVLLDLSLPDTHGLSTVTQVLATSPDVPVVVLSGHDDHPLALQALQHGAQDYLVKGDGGTEFLARSILYAIERKKAQERLTYLAQHDQLTGLINRPLFRDRLVHAMARSKRKDQPLAVMLLDLDRFKAVNDTLGHDVGDLLLKDVATRLLESVREVDTVARMGGDEFTAILEGISGGEDVLVVAKRIVESIGSPFQIGPHRISIGVSIGITLYPSDDDEIDELLRHADKAMYTAKHQGGGRFHFHAPAGRSPSSTPAPLP comes from the coding sequence ATGATCAAACTGTTGCTGGTCGAAGACAACGCGGTGGATGCGCAACTCACCCAGGACCTCCTGGCAGAGTGGTCGTTGAATCAGTTCGACATCACCCACGCGTCCATGCTGTCAGATGGACTCGCAAAACTCAGCCGAGGCCGATTTGACGTGGTACTCCTCGACCTCTCGCTCCCCGACACCCATGGACTCAGCACGGTCACCCAGGTCTTGGCGACCAGCCCCGACGTGCCGGTCGTCGTCTTAAGCGGGCACGATGACCATCCGCTTGCGCTGCAAGCCCTCCAACATGGCGCGCAGGACTATCTGGTCAAAGGGGACGGCGGCACCGAATTTCTGGCGCGCTCGATTCTGTATGCGATCGAGCGCAAGAAGGCGCAGGAACGGCTAACCTATTTGGCGCAGCACGACCAGCTCACCGGGCTGATCAACCGCCCTCTGTTTCGGGATCGCCTCGTTCACGCGATGGCGCGCAGCAAGCGGAAGGACCAGCCTCTAGCCGTCATGCTGCTCGACCTCGATCGCTTCAAGGCCGTCAATGACACGCTCGGGCACGATGTCGGCGATCTGCTGCTGAAAGACGTCGCCACGCGATTGCTGGAATCCGTGCGTGAAGTCGATACCGTCGCCCGCATGGGCGGCGATGAGTTCACGGCCATCCTGGAAGGGATTTCAGGCGGAGAGGACGTCCTGGTTGTGGCGAAGCGCATCGTGGAGTCGATCGGCTCGCCGTTTCAGATCGGCCCGCATCGTATCTCCATTGGCGTGAGTATCGGGATCACCCTCTACCCGTCGGACGACGACGAAATCGACGAACTGCTCCGACATGCGGACAAAGCCATGTATACCGCCAAGCACCAAGGCGGAGGGCGGTTTCATTTCCATGCGCCCGCCGGACGTTCACCATCGAGCACCCCGGCACCGTTACCGTAG
- a CDS encoding methionyl-tRNA formyltransferase, whose amino-acid sequence MRIVFMGTPDFAVPSLEALLKSDDQVVGVVTQPDRPKGRGQEVIPSPVKVVCQREGIPVLQPLKMKDPAFLDALREWKPDVIAVTAFGRILPPVILTLPPQGCINVHGSLLPKYRGAGPVQWAVIRGERETGITTMFMAEGMDTGDMLLRETVEINTDDTAGTLAPRLAEVGGRLLVETLRRLKAGTLTPERQDDAQATMAPLLKKEDGLIDWALTAVDISNRVRGLSPWPGAYTFVNAERWTLWRVRASDESSGAAPGTVIKVAKDRIDVATGQGTICIMEIQPSNSRRMTVAQYVAGHRVAEGLSLQAAPPAAG is encoded by the coding sequence ATGCGTATCGTCTTCATGGGAACACCCGATTTCGCCGTGCCCTCGTTGGAAGCGTTGCTGAAGTCCGATGATCAGGTCGTCGGTGTGGTGACGCAACCGGACCGGCCGAAGGGCCGTGGGCAGGAGGTCATTCCGTCACCGGTGAAAGTTGTCTGCCAGCGCGAGGGCATTCCTGTGCTTCAGCCGCTGAAGATGAAGGATCCGGCTTTTCTAGACGCGTTGCGCGAGTGGAAGCCGGATGTTATTGCGGTGACGGCCTTCGGCCGAATCCTGCCTCCGGTCATTTTGACGTTGCCGCCGCAAGGCTGCATCAACGTCCATGGGTCGCTCTTACCGAAGTATCGCGGGGCTGGTCCTGTGCAATGGGCCGTTATCCGAGGGGAACGGGAAACCGGCATTACGACCATGTTCATGGCCGAAGGCATGGACACCGGCGATATGCTGCTGCGTGAGACCGTGGAGATCAACACCGACGATACGGCCGGCACACTCGCCCCTCGACTCGCCGAGGTCGGCGGACGGTTGCTGGTCGAGACCCTGCGCCGCCTGAAGGCGGGAACACTGACGCCCGAGCGGCAGGACGATGCGCAGGCGACCATGGCACCCTTGCTCAAGAAGGAAGACGGATTGATCGACTGGGCCTTGACGGCCGTGGATATCAGCAATCGCGTCCGTGGGTTGTCTCCGTGGCCGGGTGCCTATACCTTTGTGAACGCAGAGCGTTGGACCCTGTGGCGAGTTCGGGCCAGCGACGAATCGTCTGGAGCCGCTCCCGGGACTGTGATCAAGGTGGCCAAAGATCGGATTGACGTCGCGACCGGACAGGGCACGATTTGCATCATGGAGATTCAACCTTCCAACAGCCGACGGATGACGGTGGCGCAGTACGTAGCAGGGCATCGGGTAGCCGAAGGCCTCAGCTTGCAGGCCGCTCCGCCGGCGGCAGGATGA
- a CDS encoding lytic transglycosylase domain-containing protein — MAHERRVPNRLHRTMGEVRMPVAWTIPLALAGALAAGDSVFAESDIYGYVGANGVFEMTNVPTDRRFRPADSHARRLAHRVSVEEVGEAVERYAWQFHIHPALLLAVIKAESDFNPTVISRAGAVGLMQLIPETAIRHGVHNLYDTGDNIRGGARHLRYLLDRFNGNVRLAVAAYNAGERRVERYRAIPPYQETRDYVRKVMMYYKSFRGDYQTSPAKAVLLAMYHKPVQLDPASVSVDFRVARPIVKK, encoded by the coding sequence ATGGCCCACGAACGACGTGTCCCGAATAGGTTGCATCGCACGATGGGCGAGGTACGGATGCCCGTTGCCTGGACGATTCCCCTGGCGCTTGCCGGCGCACTGGCTGCTGGCGACTCGGTGTTCGCGGAGAGTGACATCTATGGATATGTGGGGGCAAATGGCGTATTTGAGATGACCAACGTCCCCACCGACCGGCGGTTTCGCCCGGCCGATTCCCACGCGCGTCGATTGGCGCATCGAGTGTCGGTGGAAGAAGTGGGAGAAGCGGTTGAGCGATATGCCTGGCAGTTCCACATACATCCGGCCCTGCTTCTGGCCGTGATCAAAGCGGAGTCGGACTTCAATCCGACCGTCATTTCGAGAGCGGGTGCGGTAGGGCTGATGCAATTGATTCCTGAGACGGCGATTCGGCACGGGGTGCACAACCTGTACGATACCGGGGACAACATTCGCGGCGGCGCGCGGCACCTGCGTTATTTGCTGGACCGCTTCAACGGCAACGTACGGCTGGCGGTGGCGGCATACAATGCGGGTGAGCGGCGAGTCGAGCGATATCGTGCCATTCCGCCCTATCAGGAAACTCGAGACTATGTTCGGAAAGTGATGATGTACTACAAAAGTTTCCGGGGAGATTATCAAACTAGCCCTGCAAAGGCGGTGTTGCTCGCCATGTACCACAAGCCAGTACAGCTGGATCCCGCATCCGTTTCGGTCGATTTCCGAGTTGCGCGCCCGATTGTGAAAAAGTAG
- a CDS encoding anhydro-N-acetylmuramic acid kinase translates to MKVVGLMSGTSADGVDAALVNIVRRGGTSQITPLAFASVPYSRTLQQRLVDLSLHGQVAEICHMNAYLGELFAKAVLRVIRKAKYRPSDIDVIGSHGQTIHHLPKGRREPGVGMVRSTLQIAEPAVIAERTGITTVANFRPRDMAAGGEGAPLVPYAHAMAFGHARRSRLVVNIGGISNVTYLPAGGGIQELRACDTGPGNMVLDEIVRVATGGTRSYDAGGRMARQGLVNQALLRELMAHPFLIRRPPKSTGREEFGAPFVQALLARQRKARWSVEELLATCAAWTAEAIGSCRRWITGEIDEVIVGGGGVHNRAIMDALCGVFAPSRVLTFDECGWSSRAFEATAFALLAHDMLYGQCTNVPGVTGARHPVVLGTVVPGGTRLPVLHARRLR, encoded by the coding sequence ATGAAGGTGGTTGGGCTCATGTCCGGAACATCGGCCGATGGGGTCGATGCCGCGTTGGTGAATATCGTTCGGCGGGGCGGCACCTCGCAGATCACCCCCTTGGCCTTCGCGTCAGTGCCCTATTCGCGTACTCTGCAGCAACGACTGGTGGATCTCTCGCTTCATGGACAGGTGGCGGAGATCTGCCACATGAATGCCTATCTGGGGGAGTTGTTTGCGAAGGCGGTGCTTCGTGTGATCCGCAAGGCCAAGTATCGGCCGTCTGATATCGATGTGATTGGATCGCATGGGCAAACGATTCACCATTTGCCCAAGGGAAGACGGGAGCCGGGCGTGGGGATGGTCCGGTCGACGCTGCAGATTGCAGAGCCGGCCGTCATCGCCGAACGCACGGGCATTACGACGGTGGCGAATTTCAGGCCGCGTGACATGGCGGCAGGCGGAGAGGGAGCGCCGCTCGTTCCCTACGCTCATGCGATGGCGTTTGGACATGCTCGCCGCAGTCGCCTGGTCGTCAATATCGGCGGAATCAGCAACGTGACCTATCTCCCTGCGGGAGGGGGCATACAAGAGTTGCGCGCGTGTGACACCGGTCCCGGCAACATGGTGTTGGACGAGATTGTGCGGGTAGCGACAGGGGGAACACGTTCGTACGATGCCGGGGGCCGTATGGCGCGGCAGGGATTGGTCAATCAGGCGTTGCTCCGAGAACTCATGGCCCATCCATTCCTCATTCGGCGTCCGCCAAAGTCGACCGGGAGAGAGGAATTCGGTGCCCCGTTTGTTCAGGCGCTCCTGGCCAGGCAGCGAAAAGCGCGGTGGTCCGTCGAGGAGCTGTTGGCGACCTGTGCGGCCTGGACCGCGGAGGCGATCGGCTCCTGCAGGCGATGGATTACGGGTGAGATTGATGAGGTGATCGTCGGTGGCGGCGGCGTGCACAACCGCGCCATCATGGATGCGCTGTGCGGGGTGTTCGCGCCGTCGAGGGTGTTGACGTTCGACGAGTGCGGATGGAGCAGCCGCGCGTTTGAAGCCACCGCATTTGCCCTCCTGGCTCACGACATGCTCTACGGGCAGTGCACGAATGTCCCGGGCGTGACGGGCGCACGCCATCCCGTGGTGTTGGGTACGGTGGTGCCAGGAGGAACGCGTCTGCCGGTTTTGCATGCACGGCGTCTCCGCTGA
- a CDS encoding response regulator transcription factor — translation MKPQSETKLIRLLLVDDHEVLRIGLRTLFTEAGAFQVVGEAGTMAAAVAEAARLKPQVVLMDVRLPDGSGIDACRMIRADHEDTRVLFLTSFADDDAVLATILAGANGFLLKEVSSEQLIQAVKTVASGRSILDSAVTQRVLTKVRSGSTPSAQGKRDPLSPQEERVLALVADGKTNKEIAVSLNLSDKTVGHYLENIFQKLQVTRRAQAAVYFTQQQTKQ, via the coding sequence ATGAAGCCACAGTCTGAGACAAAACTCATTCGGCTCTTGCTGGTTGACGATCACGAAGTCCTTCGTATTGGTCTGCGAACCTTGTTCACTGAAGCCGGGGCATTTCAGGTCGTCGGTGAGGCCGGCACTATGGCCGCGGCAGTGGCTGAAGCCGCGAGATTGAAGCCACAGGTCGTCTTGATGGATGTTCGGCTTCCAGATGGGAGCGGAATCGACGCGTGCCGTATGATTCGTGCCGATCATGAGGATACGAGGGTACTGTTCCTAACTTCGTTTGCAGACGATGACGCCGTGCTCGCCACGATATTAGCCGGTGCCAACGGGTTTCTTCTGAAAGAAGTGAGTAGTGAGCAGTTGATCCAAGCCGTTAAGACGGTGGCGTCAGGACGATCTATCCTCGACTCGGCCGTCACCCAGCGGGTGCTTACCAAAGTGCGATCCGGGTCCACGCCGTCAGCGCAGGGGAAACGTGATCCGTTGTCACCGCAGGAGGAACGAGTGTTGGCTTTGGTCGCAGACGGCAAGACCAATAAAGAAATCGCTGTGTCCTTGAACTTAAGCGACAAAACCGTCGGGCACTACCTCGAAAATATCTTCCAAAAGCTGCAGGTTACGCGGCGCGCACAAGCTGCCGTCTATTTCACTCAACAACAAACGAAGCAGTAG
- a CDS encoding sensor histidine kinase — translation MIEAVGGLGAIAMAMVLLHTHDKSISGQYRVLAAGFLGMGILEEFHAAARPGNGFVLFRNMASIAGSIGLLVVWKRHVSAEHVEGRWLPWVIAIGALSVGIWFLVFPQYIPEMMRNGELTPAAVAPQSIACVLFLLAAARLLWDYRRSKKSEDALFASLALLYGLAEFVFMHSIPWDDRWWFWHSLRLIACLLALVYIGRSYIHMTHDLQASLVENIHAQETLSQSEGQIRRILNARERMAQDLHDSTIQSLFAINLNLERCQRLMSITHHDVGAQLGRAVVGLTAVIRDLRGYILGLESPISNGPTFEAALTSLVHDMNHSPEIHFRMHVSPEAVDRLTPEQATQLLPIAREAMSNSLRHAAAHTISLTLQLHDEMVRMMVEDDGVGFDAGTVHSHGHGLRNMAQRARTLGGRFEVRSDPGHGTRMICDLPQDRDEATV, via the coding sequence ATGATAGAGGCCGTGGGAGGTCTCGGCGCTATTGCGATGGCGATGGTGTTGCTGCACACGCACGACAAATCCATCTCAGGCCAATATCGCGTGCTGGCTGCAGGATTTCTCGGGATGGGAATCCTCGAAGAGTTTCATGCGGCGGCACGACCAGGCAACGGATTTGTCCTATTTCGCAATATGGCTAGCATAGCCGGTAGCATTGGATTGTTAGTGGTCTGGAAGAGACACGTGTCAGCAGAGCACGTTGAGGGGCGCTGGCTTCCCTGGGTCATCGCGATCGGTGCACTGTCGGTCGGAATCTGGTTTCTGGTATTTCCGCAATACATACCTGAGATGATGCGAAATGGTGAACTGACTCCGGCGGCAGTCGCTCCGCAAAGCATCGCATGCGTGTTATTTCTGCTCGCAGCTGCACGCCTTCTGTGGGACTATCGCCGCTCAAAGAAGTCAGAGGATGCATTGTTCGCGAGCCTTGCGCTTCTCTACGGGCTAGCCGAATTTGTATTCATGCACTCGATTCCCTGGGACGATCGCTGGTGGTTCTGGCATTCTCTGCGCCTGATCGCTTGTTTATTAGCTTTGGTATACATTGGCCGAAGCTATATACACATGACGCACGACTTACAGGCATCCCTCGTAGAGAACATCCATGCCCAGGAGACGCTGAGTCAGAGCGAGGGCCAGATCCGTCGAATACTCAATGCACGAGAGCGCATGGCCCAGGACCTCCATGACAGCACCATCCAGTCCCTGTTCGCGATCAACCTCAACCTCGAACGATGCCAACGGCTCATGTCAATCACGCATCATGATGTTGGCGCGCAGTTGGGCAGAGCCGTAGTAGGCCTGACGGCGGTGATCCGAGACCTGCGGGGATACATTCTTGGTTTGGAGTCCCCGATCTCGAACGGACCCACATTCGAAGCGGCCCTGACGTCGCTCGTCCACGACATGAACCATTCACCCGAGATTCATTTCCGAATGCACGTGAGCCCCGAGGCTGTGGACCGGTTGACTCCGGAGCAAGCCACGCAACTCCTCCCCATTGCGCGGGAAGCCATGAGTAACAGTCTCCGTCACGCCGCCGCTCACACGATCAGCCTCACGCTTCAATTGCACGATGAGATGGTTCGCATGATGGTGGAAGATGATGGAGTTGGATTCGACGCCGGCACGGTTCACAGTCATGGTCACGGACTGAGGAATATGGCACAACGCGCCAGAACGTTGGGCGGCCGCTTCGAAGTCAGATCTGATCCAGGCCACGGAACACGGATGATCTGTGATCTCCCTCAGGATCGTGATGAAGCCACAGTCTGA
- the ybgF gene encoding tol-pal system protein YbgF, which produces MARFIADSARGLACALLLLSGTFATTSDLFAATPQPPDAAHRLYDRVMEEFRHKDYPAALAGFRFFLELHGQSSLSANAQYWMGECQYRMGRHNDALTSFFKLISDYPMSQKLAASTLKIGQIYTKQGDRDKAQMMYERVTGQYPDSPEADVARKALEAEAAKGEPLAAEPNQ; this is translated from the coding sequence ATGGCTCGATTCATTGCCGATTCAGCACGAGGCCTCGCCTGCGCACTGCTCCTCCTATCCGGCACATTCGCCACCACGTCCGATCTGTTCGCGGCGACGCCCCAGCCTCCCGATGCCGCACATCGCCTCTACGATCGCGTGATGGAGGAGTTCCGTCATAAAGACTATCCTGCAGCGCTCGCCGGCTTCCGCTTCTTCCTCGAACTCCACGGGCAATCGTCGCTCTCGGCGAATGCGCAGTATTGGATGGGCGAATGCCAGTACCGCATGGGACGACACAATGACGCGCTGACCTCATTCTTCAAACTCATCTCCGACTACCCGATGAGCCAGAAACTCGCGGCCTCGACCCTCAAGATCGGGCAAATCTATACGAAGCAGGGCGACCGCGACAAAGCACAGATGATGTATGAGCGGGTGACCGGCCAGTATCCCGACAGCCCGGAAGCCGATGTCGCCCGGAAGGCCTTGGAAGCCGAGGCGGCGAAAGGTGAACCCCTCGCGGCTGAGCCGAATCAATAG
- a CDS encoding right-handed parallel beta-helix repeat-containing protein, with protein MERPFEPGSSGARNEPLQEPPPNPKGGRTLIVDARDPHAYLRPSAALKDAGEHDQIFIRPGVYEDKVFVADQPVRLIGAGRDHVQIYSRRGGPLYVQRVPSGLVTGITFRYVGSDQHSAMNLLDSSCIVTQCRATEGVLSGVVMYGPEARAIFIDNEVCYNRESGIFVFAGAQPRVADNQCFGNHHFGLAVRDPGSHPECVRNLCHANMLSGILLFHHAEALLLDNTCRDNQHWGLVMTPDTHPTPSREELVEANVFQPNPRGSLVVTEQPLADIGR; from the coding sequence ATGGAAAGACCGTTTGAACCAGGCTCCTCAGGAGCACGGAATGAGCCGCTTCAGGAACCGCCTCCCAACCCGAAGGGAGGTAGGACGCTCATCGTGGATGCCCGCGATCCCCACGCCTACCTCCGGCCGAGCGCCGCGCTGAAGGATGCTGGGGAGCACGACCAGATCTTCATCCGTCCCGGCGTGTATGAAGATAAAGTGTTTGTGGCGGACCAGCCTGTGCGGCTCATTGGGGCTGGCCGCGATCATGTGCAGATCTACAGCCGCCGCGGGGGACCATTATATGTGCAGAGAGTGCCCAGCGGCCTCGTCACCGGGATCACGTTCCGGTACGTGGGAAGCGACCAGCATTCTGCAATGAATCTGCTCGACTCGTCCTGTATCGTCACGCAGTGCCGCGCAACTGAGGGGGTGCTGTCAGGTGTGGTGATGTATGGCCCGGAAGCCAGGGCTATCTTTATCGACAACGAGGTCTGCTACAACCGGGAATCCGGCATCTTTGTGTTTGCGGGGGCTCAGCCGCGCGTAGCGGACAACCAGTGTTTCGGCAACCATCATTTTGGATTGGCCGTTCGAGATCCCGGAAGCCATCCAGAATGCGTGCGCAATCTGTGTCACGCGAACATGCTCAGTGGCATCTTGCTGTTCCATCACGCGGAGGCGCTGCTATTGGACAATACCTGCCGTGACAATCAGCACTGGGGACTCGTGATGACACCGGATACGCATCCGACGCCATCGCGTGAGGAGTTAGTGGAGGCGAATGTGTTTCAGCCGAATCCCCGAGGATCGCTGGTTGTGACGGAGCAGCCGCTTGCCGATATCGGAAGGTGA
- a CDS encoding DUF2726 domain-containing protein: MELLYPILGIGAVVFLGSLAWETFGRRRTSEVPVSSPPSGMTFAVKPLLTDQEVQLYNLLRLAVEDRYLLFTQIPLWSIVDLRAPSGTAPAKTLRELAFTRATFVLVHPGSRLVEKVVQVDPPVPHDAPDAAHDAMFDGALRAAGVQLVRLSPLHTYTVPGLVTVLDLADPD, translated from the coding sequence ATGGAATTGCTGTATCCCATTTTAGGTATTGGCGCAGTGGTCTTCCTCGGAAGTCTGGCCTGGGAGACATTCGGTCGGCGTCGCACATCCGAGGTCCCGGTGAGCAGCCCTCCATCGGGCATGACGTTCGCCGTCAAACCGCTGCTGACCGATCAGGAGGTGCAACTCTACAACCTGCTGCGGTTGGCGGTGGAGGATCGGTATCTGCTGTTCACGCAAATCCCGCTCTGGAGCATCGTGGATCTCCGGGCACCCTCCGGGACAGCACCGGCCAAGACGCTTCGTGAATTGGCGTTCACACGCGCGACGTTTGTGTTGGTGCATCCAGGCAGCCGGTTGGTTGAAAAAGTGGTGCAAGTGGATCCGCCGGTACCACACGATGCGCCGGATGCGGCACACGATGCGATGTTTGACGGAGCGCTTCGGGCAGCCGGGGTTCAACTCGTGCGATTGAGCCCGCTGCACACCTATACCGTGCCGGGCCTCGTGACGGTGTTGGATCTTGCAGATCCCGACTGA
- a CDS encoding DsrE family protein — MLSLLGRTQILMMVLTLTAALALPSWQAQAGAAQGEGKVKVLYHVDGKDPEVAKYALALINKHIDAEGGPDKIDVELVVHGPALELFEKDRMDAEMTKRFDQIIEKGAKAEMCQVSMKAFGKTIDNLAKGFVATLHPVAVKRIADLQKEGYLYIKP; from the coding sequence ATGTTGAGCCTATTGGGCCGCACACAGATATTGATGATGGTCTTGACCCTCACAGCTGCGCTGGCTTTGCCATCCTGGCAGGCTCAAGCGGGAGCAGCCCAGGGAGAGGGTAAGGTAAAGGTTCTCTACCACGTCGATGGAAAAGATCCCGAAGTGGCGAAATACGCACTTGCCCTTATCAATAAGCATATTGATGCGGAAGGCGGGCCCGATAAGATCGATGTCGAACTGGTCGTGCATGGACCGGCATTGGAGTTGTTCGAGAAGGACAGAATGGATGCCGAGATGACGAAACGATTTGATCAGATTATCGAAAAGGGGGCGAAGGCCGAAATGTGTCAGGTCTCGATGAAAGCGTTCGGCAAAACCATAGACAATCTGGCGAAAGGATTTGTCGCTACACTCCACCCAGTGGCCGTCAAGCGCATCGCAGATCTGCAGAAAGAAGGCTATCTCTATATTAAGCCATGA
- a CDS encoding MEDS domain-containing protein: MHITAPTPRHQCLIYRGSPATHLPGLSVVIRQKLSENCRCLYFNTATMVAAIRPYLLAAGIDVTEEVERGRLALSSTSTHLTDGHFDSGRMLGMLEESLAQSLRDGYEGLWCTGDMTMEFGPEGDFSTLLEYEWKLEEFLGSHPALSGICQYHADTLPNKVLRQGLLAHPSLYINETLSRLNPHYVERESFTAETYHDPALDKTIRALGMVPDALILNALPPGYLH, translated from the coding sequence ATGCATATCACGGCTCCCACTCCCCGCCACCAATGTCTGATTTATAGAGGTTCTCCTGCGACGCATCTGCCGGGGCTTTCGGTCGTCATTCGACAAAAGCTCTCCGAGAATTGTCGCTGCCTCTATTTCAATACCGCGACCATGGTTGCCGCGATTCGCCCCTATCTCTTGGCCGCAGGGATCGATGTGACGGAGGAAGTCGAGAGAGGCCGACTCGCACTGTCGTCGACCAGCACTCATCTCACCGATGGGCATTTCGATAGTGGCCGTATGTTAGGCATGCTGGAGGAGTCTTTGGCCCAGTCATTGCGGGACGGATATGAGGGGCTGTGGTGCACAGGCGATATGACTATGGAATTTGGTCCGGAAGGAGATTTTTCAACACTTCTCGAGTATGAATGGAAATTGGAAGAATTTCTTGGATCCCATCCGGCACTCTCCGGCATTTGCCAATATCACGCAGACACGTTGCCGAACAAAGTGTTGCGGCAAGGTCTCCTGGCCCATCCGTCACTCTACATCAATGAGACGCTCTCTCGGCTCAACCCGCACTACGTGGAGCGAGAATCGTTCACGGCCGAAACCTACCATGATCCTGCCCTTGATAAGACCATCCGGGCGCTGGGCATGGTCCCGGATGCCTTAATTTTGAACGCCCTGCCTCCAGGCTACCTGCACTAA
- a CDS encoding TlpA family protein disulfide reductase yields the protein MNQFIASIVLCLIVLVGASKLQAAAVGTPAPAFELVTFSGQTYNNHIQTGRPLLLIFWAPWCNVCQRDLPLLSEFYQRDKPPQLGVVSVGFADTRTNVERFVKERSGTFVYPTAYDEDRWVAQAFKVNATPTYVLLDDQGIVVLVHRGGGVLQNPQFRNFLHAMVSS from the coding sequence ATGAATCAATTCATAGCGAGCATTGTCCTCTGTCTCATCGTGCTCGTGGGTGCTTCGAAACTGCAAGCGGCTGCAGTGGGCACCCCGGCACCAGCATTCGAATTGGTGACATTCTCCGGCCAGACGTATAACAACCACATACAGACAGGTCGGCCGTTATTGCTGATTTTCTGGGCACCGTGGTGCAACGTCTGCCAGCGTGACCTACCGCTCCTAAGCGAGTTTTATCAGCGCGACAAACCGCCTCAGCTCGGTGTGGTCTCGGTCGGTTTCGCCGACACCAGAACAAACGTCGAACGCTTTGTGAAAGAACGGTCTGGAACGTTCGTCTATCCGACTGCGTACGACGAAGATCGATGGGTGGCGCAAGCGTTCAAGGTGAATGCGACTCCAACATACGTGCTTTTGGATGATCAAGGAATCGTTGTGCTAGTTCATCGAGGAGGGGGGGTACTTCAGAATCCTCAGTTCCGGAACTTTCTGCATGCGATGGTCTCCAGCTGA